CTGTTGAGGATGAGAATTTACTCATTCCCTACGGCGACCTCTAGTGGCCATTACATACTCAGAGCATGTAAAGAATTAGCGATACAACTTGAAAGATAGAGGAGCATGTCCAGTCTTCTAAGTCTTAACTCTCGATATTAAAATGAGCATCTTAGTCAACAAGACCGCACCCGATTTCACCGCAGCCGCCGTCATGGGCGATGGCTCCATCAACGAGTCTTTCAAGCTTTCAGATCTTAAGGGCAAGCATATCGCGCTTTTCTTCTGGCCCCTTGATTTTACTTTTGTCTGCCCTACCGAGATCATCGCTCACGACAAAAAATTCCAAGAATTTCAGGAGCGCGGAGTTGAGGTGGTTGGCGTCTCGATTGACTCGCAGTTCACTCACTTCGCTTGGCGCAATACTCCCATCAACGAAGGAGGCATTGGTCCTGTGCGCTTCCCCATTGTTGCTGACGTGAAACACGAAATTTGCCAGGCATACGGTGTAGAGCACGAGGCAGGGGTCGCTTTCCGAGCTACTTTCCTGATCGATAAGGATTTCACGATCCAACATCAGGTGGTGAATAATCTTCCCCTCGGTCGCTCGGTCGATGAGCTCGTCCGCCTGGTCGATGCGCTCAAACATGTTGAGGAGTTCGGTGAGGTGTGTCCTGCCGATTGGAAGCCAGGTGAAAGCGCTATGACGCCGACTGCCGATGGCGTGAAAGCCTACCTTTCGGCGAGTGTGTAGCGTCTCATTCTACCTTTAATTTCTAAAACCCTGGTCAGAACGGCCAGGGTTTTTTTATGGCTGCAACGATCGTATTTACTGTCTACTCGCCAGCTTCTTCCGCCAGCGGCCTCCAGGCTGCGATGCGCTCTAGATCGACGTAGCTTTCCGCAATTGAGAGGCATCGACCTGCGATGTAGGAAAGGAAATCGGGATAGTCTTGTGCCGCCTGGATGAGACTGTCTGCGAGCGTCAGTGAGTCTTCAGAACGTCCAGTAGCGA
The nucleotide sequence above comes from Opitutales bacterium. Encoded proteins:
- a CDS encoding peroxiredoxin, translated to MSILVNKTAPDFTAAAVMGDGSINESFKLSDLKGKHIALFFWPLDFTFVCPTEIIAHDKKFQEFQERGVEVVGVSIDSQFTHFAWRNTPINEGGIGPVRFPIVADVKHEICQAYGVEHEAGVAFRATFLIDKDFTIQHQVVNNLPLGRSVDELVRLVDALKHVEEFGEVCPADWKPGESAMTPTADGVKAYLSASV